A stretch of Paludisphaera borealis DNA encodes these proteins:
- a CDS encoding glycosyltransferase family 2 protein → MDQQGVTIAIPNWNHEFFLSRSILSALETIRLLKREGIPGEVLVVDDASRDGSESLLRSLEALYGREGLRVLRHETNRGLAAARNSALLNASHRYIVFLDADNYLIEANFPSFLRSIKETGAAVVYGNLLMRRLGEDSAFWMCSNESFQPRIYDENYIDAFALLDRIQILDCGGYTSGVDAWADWELWLHLAASGRRLVFVPLTFGVYQYLPNSMMRAVDDPDAIKPRFKRVFNQLEFRDCNLTRTHHERYFPGVGYL, encoded by the coding sequence GTGGACCAGCAAGGCGTGACCATCGCGATTCCCAACTGGAATCATGAGTTCTTCCTGTCGCGATCGATCCTCTCGGCCCTCGAAACCATACGCCTCCTCAAGCGAGAAGGAATCCCCGGCGAAGTGCTGGTCGTCGACGACGCATCGCGCGACGGCTCTGAGTCGTTGCTCCGCAGCCTCGAGGCGCTCTACGGCCGCGAGGGCCTCCGCGTCCTCCGGCACGAGACGAACCGTGGTCTGGCCGCGGCTCGCAACTCGGCGTTGCTCAACGCGTCGCATCGTTACATCGTCTTTCTAGACGCCGACAACTATCTGATCGAAGCGAATTTCCCCTCGTTTCTCAGGTCGATCAAGGAGACGGGCGCAGCGGTCGTGTACGGCAATCTGCTGATGCGTCGGCTCGGCGAGGATTCCGCGTTCTGGATGTGCAGCAATGAAAGTTTTCAGCCGAGAATCTACGATGAAAACTACATCGACGCCTTCGCGCTCCTCGATCGCATACAGATTCTCGATTGCGGAGGCTATACGAGCGGGGTCGACGCCTGGGCCGATTGGGAGCTCTGGCTCCATCTCGCGGCGTCCGGTCGACGCCTGGTGTTCGTCCCTCTGACGTTTGGCGTTTATCAGTATCTGCCGAACTCGATGATGCGGGCCGTCGACGATCCCGACGCGATCAAACCACGCTTCAAGCGCGTCTTCAATCAGTTGGAATTCCGCGATTGCAACCTCACGCGGACCCATCACGAGAGGTACTTCCCCGGCGTCGGATACCTCTGA
- a CDS encoding methyltransferase domain-containing protein, which yields MAIDSERLDQILPKLACPRCLGSLGRSEGGLTCKACAARYPIHQDRPVLIEDPAGPPRVMSEAHLSNQPPFEFVDWVSKLDGWALNVGAGGTARKLPNCIEMEYSIFRHTDVVGDAHKLPFASESFDAVVTFNTFEHLINPNVAANEIHRVLKPGGRLILHTAFLQPVHEPPYHFYNTTEYGLRNWFRNFHVEDVTVSANFQPGYVLAWLACEIRNAVATNQGEDAGKRFGATTLDEWAAAWSDPARQSGPAWETLRTLPQDTQKRFAAGFQLVATRPKEGAWAEIHHAARSQGHHLRSLASRLKKKTGWF from the coding sequence ATGGCGATCGACTCGGAACGTCTCGATCAGATTCTCCCCAAGCTCGCCTGCCCCCGATGCCTGGGCTCGCTCGGGCGCTCCGAAGGCGGCCTGACTTGCAAGGCGTGCGCCGCGCGGTATCCGATCCACCAGGATCGCCCCGTGTTGATCGAAGACCCCGCCGGGCCGCCCCGCGTCATGTCGGAGGCCCACCTGAGCAATCAGCCGCCGTTCGAGTTCGTCGATTGGGTGAGCAAGCTCGATGGTTGGGCGCTCAACGTGGGGGCCGGTGGAACCGCGCGCAAGCTCCCGAACTGCATCGAGATGGAATATTCGATCTTCCGTCACACCGACGTGGTCGGCGACGCCCACAAGCTCCCGTTCGCCTCGGAGAGCTTCGACGCCGTGGTCACGTTCAATACGTTCGAACATCTGATCAACCCGAACGTCGCCGCGAATGAGATCCATCGCGTGCTCAAGCCCGGCGGCCGGCTGATCCTGCACACGGCCTTCCTTCAGCCGGTTCACGAGCCTCCGTACCACTTCTACAACACGACCGAGTACGGCCTCCGCAACTGGTTCCGCAACTTCCACGTCGAGGACGTCACCGTCTCCGCGAACTTCCAGCCCGGCTACGTGCTCGCGTGGCTCGCCTGCGAGATCCGGAACGCCGTCGCGACGAACCAGGGCGAAGACGCCGGGAAAAGATTCGGCGCCACGACCCTCGACGAATGGGCAGCCGCCTGGTCCGACCCCGCCCGCCAGTCCGGCCCCGCCTGGGAGACGCTCAGGACTCTTCCGCAAGACACCCAGAAGCGATTCGCCGCCGGCTTTCAGCTCGTGGCCACTCGTCCCAAGGAAGGCGCGTGGGCCGAGATCCACCACGCCGCGCGCTCGCAGGGCCACCACCTCCGCTCGCTCGCAAGCCGCTTGAAGAAGAAGACCGGCTGGTTCTAA
- a CDS encoding glycosyltransferase, with protein sequence MAQKRNADVIVPVVRGDLAILGRLQKILDVSGPTLGRLLLIDDGCSDLDLAEGLAELVATEPRLHHLRCARNLGWVERCNRGLAARRGDAVVVYAETVVTERWLAGLADAAHSEERTALAAAVGVDADDLDIDEAGVRRAVEGLAPWTSTPRAGIGCNYLRGDVLDAVGLLDPRFKTASAALDDWLMRARSLGFFAKRANHVFVFCGEDREAGSKSGDGATLHAKHEHLARQVDRFERSLDASLVRHAIEYQASGRLRVAYDVRHLPLEQNGTKMYAISLGKALAAIPEIDLTLLAAHPIQAEGVPGRIVSPDEWADDVSVIHKPAQIFDRRHAKLLFESKAHVVVTYQDLIAYRLPGVFATEDDYNTYQNTSRLTLQAVQGILAYSRCTAREIADEFGIPIDEISPIFLGVDVDAFAAPVAEAEEIRARLDLPPRYFLSLASDYPHKNLAGLLEAYALFRQWWREDEPPALALAGNAPRTAAGVHDQPGVSFLGSVSDHELKVLYQNAEALVFPSVYEGFGLPPLEAMATGSPVVAMPFSSVPEVCGDAALYSDGLSPIDLARAMQRLAIDEDLRTELTERGRQRIEALHWQATARATFEVYRKAVTNPSIRSLQMRRSLQEAIALWAEPAPVVVAPAPPPEVQVVHVVQEPEPLGIFNACNDLNIAVRRRLKRELKRLAGRRSA encoded by the coding sequence ATGGCTCAGAAACGGAACGCCGACGTCATCGTGCCGGTCGTGCGCGGCGATCTTGCGATCCTCGGCCGCCTCCAGAAGATCCTCGATGTGAGCGGGCCCACGCTCGGGCGGCTGTTGCTGATCGACGACGGCTGCTCCGATCTCGACCTGGCGGAAGGTCTGGCCGAACTCGTCGCGACTGAGCCGCGGCTTCACCACCTGCGATGCGCGCGCAACCTCGGGTGGGTCGAGCGCTGCAATCGCGGCCTGGCCGCACGGCGCGGCGACGCGGTCGTCGTCTATGCCGAGACCGTCGTGACCGAGAGGTGGCTGGCTGGGCTCGCCGATGCGGCCCACTCCGAGGAGCGGACCGCGCTCGCCGCGGCGGTGGGCGTCGACGCCGATGATTTGGACATAGACGAGGCCGGCGTCCGCCGAGCGGTCGAGGGACTGGCGCCCTGGACCTCAACGCCCCGCGCCGGGATCGGCTGCAATTACCTGCGTGGCGACGTGCTCGACGCCGTGGGGCTGCTCGATCCAAGGTTCAAGACCGCCTCGGCCGCACTCGACGACTGGCTAATGCGGGCGCGTTCCCTGGGATTCTTCGCCAAGCGAGCGAATCATGTGTTCGTTTTTTGCGGTGAAGACCGCGAGGCCGGATCGAAGTCTGGCGACGGCGCGACCTTGCACGCGAAGCACGAGCATCTGGCGCGCCAGGTCGACCGCTTCGAGAGGTCCCTCGACGCCTCGCTCGTGCGCCACGCGATCGAGTATCAGGCCTCGGGCAGGCTCCGGGTCGCCTACGACGTCCGCCACCTGCCGTTGGAGCAGAACGGCACGAAGATGTACGCGATCAGCCTGGGAAAGGCTCTCGCGGCCATCCCCGAGATCGATCTGACCCTCCTCGCCGCTCACCCGATCCAGGCTGAAGGCGTCCCCGGCCGCATCGTCTCTCCCGACGAGTGGGCCGACGACGTCTCCGTGATTCACAAGCCGGCGCAGATTTTCGACCGACGCCACGCCAAGCTGCTCTTCGAGTCCAAGGCGCACGTGGTCGTCACGTATCAAGATCTGATCGCCTATCGTCTACCCGGCGTCTTCGCGACCGAAGACGACTACAATACGTATCAAAATACGAGTCGTTTGACGCTCCAGGCCGTGCAAGGAATTCTGGCGTACTCCCGTTGCACGGCCCGCGAGATCGCCGACGAGTTCGGCATTCCGATCGACGAGATTTCGCCGATCTTCCTGGGGGTGGACGTAGATGCGTTCGCGGCTCCGGTCGCCGAGGCGGAGGAGATTCGCGCGCGGCTCGACCTGCCGCCACGATACTTCCTCAGCCTCGCAAGCGACTATCCCCACAAGAACCTGGCGGGCCTGCTCGAGGCGTACGCACTGTTTCGACAGTGGTGGCGCGAGGACGAACCACCCGCGCTGGCGCTCGCCGGCAACGCTCCCCGGACTGCCGCCGGCGTCCATGACCAGCCCGGCGTCTCGTTCCTCGGCTCGGTCTCCGACCACGAGTTGAAGGTGCTGTACCAGAACGCCGAGGCCCTCGTCTTCCCCTCGGTCTATGAGGGGTTCGGGCTTCCGCCGCTCGAAGCGATGGCGACCGGATCGCCCGTCGTCGCGATGCCGTTTTCCTCCGTTCCCGAAGTCTGCGGCGACGCCGCGCTTTACTCGGATGGACTCTCACCCATCGACCTGGCGCGGGCGATGCAGCGTCTGGCGATCGACGAAGATCTGCGGACGGAGCTGACCGAGAGAGGCCGTCAACGTATCGAGGCGCTTCACTGGCAAGCGACGGCCCGCGCGACATTCGAGGTCTACCGGAAGGCCGTCACGAATCCGTCGATCCGTTCGCTTCAGATGCGGCGCAGCCTTCAGGAAGCCATTGCCCTGTGGGCCGAGCCTGCTCCGGTCGTCGTCGCGCCCGCGCCTCCTCCCGAGGTCCAGGTCGTCCACGTGGTCCAGGAACCCGAGCCGCTCGGCATCTTCAACGCCTGCAACGATCTGAATATCGCGGTACGAAGACGGCTGAAGCGCGAGCTGAAGCGGCTGGCGGGCCGTCGTTCGGCCTGA
- a CDS encoding MBOAT family O-acyltransferase, with protein MLFTEPTFLFLFLPTVVLIHCVLRPRLRNLWLLAASFLFYCWGEGRFVLLMVGSITVNYVFGLLLGYIQRPTLRKLLLGAGVASNLLVLIYFKYCTFLVANLDAALASLQLPPIEVGLIPLPLGISFLTFHTISYLSDVYRGTIKRESNPIDLALYVMLFPHLIAGPIVRYADIVAAMKARTLAVDEFAYGIRRFLGGLAKKLLIANQLAATADLILGIPSSELNAGLSWLAMACYTFQIYFDFSGYSDMAIGLAHMFGIRFHENFDHPYWATSVTDFWRRWHISLSSWFRDYVYIPLGGNRRGSARTYSNLMTIFLLCGLWHGANWTFIVWGLYQGAFLVIERVGLGRVLDRLWRPLRHAYLVLAVVVGWVVFRMDTLSGAGEILRAMFGFGSGAGIKYHVSLYLTNEVAALLAIAALLSTPLLGRLGRKIEEFETTLADRWGSFAPAPIRLARVAAYCSILVLCLSFVAQKSYNPFIYFRF; from the coding sequence ATGTTATTCACCGAGCCTACGTTTCTCTTCTTGTTCCTACCGACGGTGGTCTTGATCCATTGCGTCCTCCGCCCCCGCCTCAGGAACCTGTGGCTGCTGGCGGCGAGCTTCCTCTTCTATTGCTGGGGGGAAGGGCGGTTCGTCCTCTTGATGGTCGGATCGATCACGGTCAACTATGTTTTCGGACTGCTTCTTGGATACATACAACGGCCGACTCTGAGAAAGCTCTTGCTCGGAGCGGGCGTCGCGTCGAATCTCCTTGTCCTGATCTACTTCAAGTACTGCACGTTTCTGGTCGCGAACCTTGATGCGGCCCTGGCCTCGCTCCAGCTTCCGCCGATCGAGGTCGGATTGATTCCGCTGCCGCTCGGGATCTCCTTCCTCACGTTTCATACAATCTCATATCTGAGCGACGTGTATCGCGGCACGATCAAACGCGAGAGCAATCCGATCGACTTGGCGCTTTACGTCATGCTCTTTCCCCACCTGATCGCCGGGCCGATCGTCCGGTACGCCGACATCGTCGCGGCCATGAAGGCGCGAACGCTCGCGGTCGACGAGTTCGCCTATGGGATACGCAGGTTCCTTGGCGGCTTGGCGAAGAAGCTGCTGATCGCCAACCAGCTCGCGGCCACCGCCGACCTGATCCTGGGAATCCCTTCGAGCGAGCTGAACGCCGGCCTGTCGTGGCTGGCGATGGCCTGTTACACGTTCCAGATCTATTTCGATTTCTCGGGCTACTCCGATATGGCGATCGGCCTCGCCCACATGTTCGGAATTCGGTTCCATGAGAACTTCGATCATCCCTACTGGGCGACCTCGGTCACCGACTTCTGGCGGCGGTGGCACATCTCGCTGTCGAGCTGGTTCCGCGATTACGTCTACATCCCCCTGGGGGGCAATCGGCGCGGCTCGGCCCGGACGTATTCGAATTTGATGACGATCTTCCTGCTCTGCGGCCTCTGGCACGGCGCCAACTGGACGTTCATCGTCTGGGGGTTGTACCAGGGAGCCTTCCTCGTCATCGAACGCGTAGGGTTGGGACGCGTCCTCGATCGCCTGTGGCGGCCGTTGCGGCACGCCTACCTCGTGCTGGCCGTCGTGGTCGGCTGGGTCGTGTTCCGGATGGATACGCTGAGCGGGGCCGGTGAAATCCTAAGGGCCATGTTCGGCTTCGGCTCGGGGGCCGGGATCAAGTACCACGTCAGCCTCTACCTGACCAACGAGGTGGCCGCGCTCCTGGCGATCGCCGCCCTGCTATCGACGCCCCTGCTGGGCCGGCTGGGGCGAAAGATCGAGGAATTCGAGACCACGCTCGCCGACCGCTGGGGCTCGTTCGCGCCGGCGCCGATCCGCCTGGCGCGGGTCGCGGCCTACTGCTCGATTCTCGTCCTGTGCTTGAGCTTCGTGGCGCAGAAGAGCTACAACCCCTTCATTTACTTCCGGTTCTGA
- a CDS encoding alginate O-acetyltransferase AlgX-related protein, giving the protein MPYEHRPKASGRRADLLLIVGFFSILVYPALSLVENPEELKARGVTEKRALTPRPPIWQFAAAPSKFVADFKSFFEDQFEGRGQLVTFNSLLRYNVFDVSTNASVLPGKHGAMFFAGEAVVPRHDFGHETARYRRVLPVTDRRLKRLQDLLESRRKWAESMGAKFVFVVAPDKSTTYSELLPEWLNPLDGPTFTDQLIDHLKATTNIEIVDLRPALEKAKQPGKPLFYLRDTHWNYEGALVGYHETTRWLKEKFPAITPFGPDDLVRKGERHQGDMTQMLHLGTRLSERSHQVLLKSPRSAIVPFEYDSTPVSSWAAPPITYKSHDARLPKALVYHDSFMLLLMPYLAENFDSSIFIRDQRVVTSTVKGYKPDVVIFECVERTLYYLAYITDDLLPTIEPAMIAENPIQSSSHVKK; this is encoded by the coding sequence ATGCCATATGAACATCGACCAAAGGCGTCGGGCCGGCGCGCCGATCTTCTGCTGATCGTCGGCTTCTTCTCGATCCTCGTCTACCCCGCGCTCTCGCTCGTCGAGAACCCGGAGGAGCTCAAGGCGCGGGGCGTGACCGAGAAGCGGGCGCTGACGCCGCGGCCGCCGATCTGGCAATTCGCGGCGGCGCCGTCGAAGTTCGTGGCCGACTTCAAATCGTTCTTCGAGGACCAGTTCGAGGGACGCGGCCAGCTCGTCACGTTCAATTCGCTGCTCCGCTACAACGTCTTCGACGTCTCGACGAATGCGTCGGTCCTGCCGGGAAAACACGGCGCGATGTTCTTCGCGGGAGAAGCCGTCGTGCCGCGCCACGACTTCGGGCATGAGACGGCGAGGTATCGCCGGGTCTTGCCTGTGACGGACCGGAGGCTTAAACGGCTTCAGGATCTACTCGAAAGCCGGCGGAAATGGGCCGAGAGCATGGGCGCCAAGTTCGTCTTCGTCGTCGCGCCCGACAAGAGCACAACGTACTCGGAGTTGCTCCCGGAGTGGTTGAACCCGCTTGACGGACCGACGTTCACCGATCAATTGATCGACCACCTGAAGGCGACGACCAACATCGAGATCGTCGACCTTCGACCCGCGCTCGAAAAGGCGAAACAGCCGGGAAAGCCGCTTTTTTACCTTCGCGACACCCACTGGAACTACGAAGGCGCTTTGGTGGGGTATCACGAGACCACCCGCTGGTTGAAGGAGAAATTCCCGGCGATCACACCGTTCGGTCCTGACGACCTCGTGCGCAAAGGCGAACGACATCAGGGTGACATGACCCAGATGCTCCACCTGGGGACGCGACTCTCGGAGCGGTCGCACCAAGTCTTGCTCAAGTCGCCACGCAGTGCGATCGTCCCGTTCGAGTACGACTCGACGCCGGTGTCGAGCTGGGCGGCCCCCCCCATCACCTACAAGAGCCATGACGCTCGCCTCCCGAAAGCTCTCGTTTATCACGATTCATTTATGCTGCTCTTGATGCCTTATCTCGCGGAGAACTTCGATTCGTCGATCTTCATTCGCGATCAACGCGTGGTCACAAGCACCGTCAAGGGCTATAAGCCTGACGTCGTAATCTTCGAATGCGTCGAGCGGACTCTGTACTACCTGGCCTACATCACCGACGACCTGCTCCCCACGATCGAGCCCGCCATGATCGCGGAGAACCCGATTCAATCCAGTTCGCACGTGAAAAAATAA
- a CDS encoding methyltransferase domain-containing protein has translation MSNSITSEPTSPDSATHPIEPERSKLARVRQGLRGVLFPSASPVGLTGEGSGKAPNVQALELEMSWLKMQLAQYRKEQGQFEGLEPFVLGTEHVSGIVPPIAGAGVRATVGSPSMAGYLVSGDAWQILISKFLKPNSQVLDIGCGCGKMARNLAYHPHIKKFIGFDVIQDSIDYCNQTLVPRIGSKFEFHCYNVYSECYNPQGTIKASELVFPATDGSIDLAWGCSLFTHLLEPDAKHYLREVRRVLSPSGMFLPTIHINPAPGTRYSGNEVRVDIDIDYFAELAAEAGLSLAVKLGEVCGQYALLFKVAPGAEAPKIVNVNGTKSEAEVAEASKPKTGGVPVPPNEGALTGEMLRLNGLAAEKEGVTPDVHPKDFIFWFVATHPELSLDSATTYYFEDGARSADKLDKELTSLFGEEKKPIKLLEFASGYGCVSRHLKKNPRFDLTSCDIHPEAIDFLTNKIGVKALQSAHTPEKFSTPEKYDAIFALSFFSHMPKATFGRWIKALYNSLNAPGYLLFTTHGIKSIGGLQITAEDIPADGFWFQARSEQHDLDAEEYGLTLSLPNFVIPEVHRVVGSPIANYKQAEWWFHQDLWIVKRER, from the coding sequence ATGTCGAACTCGATCACGTCAGAGCCGACGTCGCCAGACTCTGCGACGCATCCCATCGAGCCGGAGAGAAGCAAGCTCGCTCGCGTCCGCCAAGGACTGCGAGGCGTTCTCTTTCCGAGCGCCTCCCCGGTCGGCCTCACCGGCGAGGGCTCGGGCAAGGCGCCCAACGTCCAGGCGCTGGAACTGGAGATGTCGTGGCTCAAGATGCAGCTCGCCCAGTACCGCAAGGAACAGGGGCAGTTCGAGGGGCTTGAGCCGTTCGTCCTGGGAACCGAGCACGTCTCGGGGATCGTGCCGCCGATCGCCGGCGCCGGGGTCCGAGCCACGGTCGGCTCGCCGTCGATGGCCGGCTACCTCGTCAGCGGCGACGCCTGGCAGATCCTGATCAGCAAGTTCCTCAAGCCGAATTCGCAGGTCCTCGACATCGGCTGCGGCTGCGGCAAGATGGCGCGCAACCTAGCGTACCATCCGCATATCAAGAAGTTCATCGGCTTCGATGTAATCCAGGACAGCATCGACTACTGCAACCAGACCCTGGTTCCGCGGATCGGCTCGAAGTTCGAGTTCCACTGCTACAACGTCTACTCGGAATGCTACAACCCGCAAGGGACGATCAAGGCGTCCGAGCTGGTCTTCCCGGCCACGGACGGTTCGATCGACCTGGCCTGGGGCTGCTCGCTGTTCACGCACCTGCTTGAACCCGACGCCAAGCACTACCTGCGTGAAGTCCGCCGCGTGCTGTCGCCGAGCGGGATGTTCCTGCCGACGATCCACATCAATCCCGCGCCCGGCACGCGGTACTCGGGAAATGAGGTTCGGGTCGACATCGACATCGACTACTTCGCCGAACTCGCGGCCGAGGCCGGTCTCTCCCTCGCGGTCAAGCTCGGCGAGGTCTGCGGCCAGTACGCGCTGCTGTTCAAGGTCGCCCCGGGCGCCGAAGCGCCGAAGATCGTCAACGTCAACGGCACGAAGTCCGAGGCCGAGGTCGCCGAAGCCTCGAAGCCGAAGACCGGCGGAGTCCCCGTCCCTCCCAATGAGGGCGCGCTCACCGGGGAGATGCTCCGGCTCAACGGCCTCGCCGCCGAGAAGGAGGGCGTGACGCCTGACGTCCATCCCAAGGACTTCATCTTCTGGTTCGTCGCGACCCACCCCGAGCTGTCACTGGACAGCGCGACGACCTACTATTTTGAGGACGGCGCCCGCTCGGCCGACAAGCTCGACAAGGAGCTGACCAGCCTGTTCGGCGAGGAAAAGAAGCCGATCAAGCTGCTCGAGTTCGCCTCGGGCTACGGCTGCGTCTCACGACACCTCAAGAAGAACCCCCGGTTCGACCTGACGAGCTGCGACATCCACCCCGAAGCGATCGACTTCTTGACGAACAAGATCGGCGTCAAGGCGCTCCAATCGGCGCACACGCCCGAGAAGTTCTCGACGCCCGAGAAGTACGACGCCATCTTCGCGCTCTCGTTCTTCTCGCACATGCCGAAGGCGACCTTCGGACGCTGGATCAAGGCGTTGTACAACTCCCTCAACGCCCCCGGCTACCTGCTGTTCACGACGCACGGAATCAAGAGCATCGGCGGCCTGCAAATCACTGCCGAGGACATCCCGGCCGACGGCTTCTGGTTCCAGGCCCGGAGCGAGCAGCACGACCTCGACGCCGAAGAATACGGCCTTACTCTCAGCCTCCCGAACTTCGTGATCCCCGAAGTCCATCGCGTCGTCGGCTCGCCGATCGCCAACTACAAGCAAGCCGAGTGGTGGTTCCACCAGGACCTCTGGATCGTCAAGCGCGAACGCTGA